A window from Deltaproteobacteria bacterium encodes these proteins:
- a CDS encoding ribonuclease HI family protein → MSQRQAESNARSIINFIADHEPLAATLKEFSNYKEASIRSLLREIAEKCESIELTTCLKNYSDIKVLTPKQNSLAFNHRKNSAEQTMRVLLHTDGASRGNPGPAAAGWVISTPDGHIIKQNGIFLGNRTNNEAEYEAVIHGLSEAMKLGANEVALRADSELLIKQITGVYKVRNQRMLSLYKKVRELIDNLLDIDARHVPREQNSAADSMANKALDKALSR, encoded by the coding sequence GTGAGTCAGCGCCAGGCTGAGAGTAATGCTCGGTCTATTATAAATTTTATTGCTGATCACGAACCTTTAGCAGCAACCTTAAAAGAGTTTTCAAATTATAAAGAAGCATCAATACGTTCATTATTGCGTGAAATTGCTGAAAAATGCGAATCTATTGAATTAACTACTTGTTTAAAAAATTATTCAGACATTAAAGTATTAACACCCAAACAAAACTCACTTGCTTTTAATCATCGCAAAAATTCGGCTGAGCAAACCATGCGCGTTTTATTACATACAGATGGCGCGTCTAGAGGTAATCCGGGGCCAGCGGCGGCTGGTTGGGTTATTAGTACACCCGATGGCCATATAATTAAGCAAAACGGTATTTTTCTTGGTAATCGCACCAATAATGAAGCTGAGTATGAAGCAGTTATTCATGGCCTTAGTGAAGCAATGAAGCTCGGCGCCAATGAAGTTGCACTACGTGCCGATAGTGAATTGCTAATTAAGCAGATTACTGGTGTTTATAAAGTGCGTAATCAACGCATGCTTAGCTTGTATAAAAAGGTTCGCGAATTAATTGACAATTTGCTTGATATTGATGCCCGTCACGTGCCCCGCGAGCAAAATTCTGCTGCTGATAGCATGGCCAACAAAGCATTAGACAAAGCACTTAGCCGCTAA